One window of the Janthinobacterium sp. PAMC25594 genome contains the following:
- a CDS encoding nitronate monooxygenase family protein, whose translation MALPVALQNLSLPVIASPMFIASGPALVAAQCKAGIVGSFPALNARPAELLDTWLTDLQAELAAFQAANPDKKVGPIAVNQIVHQSNDRLAHDVEVCVKHRIPIIISSLRAPPKEMLDAIHSYGGIVLHDVISIRHAKKALEAGVDGLILVASGAGGHAGTLSPFALVGEVRKFFDGPLALSGSIATGDAVLAAQAMGADFAYIGSRWLATKESNVSDGYRDAIVDSAAADIVYTNLFTGVHGNYLKKSIEAAGLDPEALPEADKSSMNFGSGSAKAWRDIWGAGQGVGLMDDVPSVEEMVARLKAEYDAARARLKL comes from the coding sequence ATGGCATTGCCTGTTGCGTTGCAAAACCTCTCCTTACCCGTTATCGCCTCGCCGATGTTCATCGCCAGCGGCCCGGCCCTCGTCGCGGCGCAGTGCAAGGCCGGCATCGTCGGTTCCTTTCCCGCGCTGAACGCGCGTCCTGCCGAATTGCTCGACACCTGGCTCACGGATTTGCAGGCCGAACTGGCCGCCTTCCAGGCCGCCAATCCCGATAAAAAAGTGGGACCGATCGCCGTCAACCAGATCGTGCACCAGTCGAACGACCGTCTGGCGCACGATGTGGAAGTGTGCGTGAAACACCGGATTCCCATCATCATTTCCTCGCTGCGCGCGCCGCCCAAGGAAATGCTCGACGCCATCCACAGCTATGGCGGCATCGTGCTGCACGATGTGATCTCGATCCGCCACGCGAAAAAGGCGCTGGAGGCGGGCGTCGACGGCTTGATCCTGGTGGCCAGCGGTGCTGGCGGCCATGCGGGCACCCTGTCGCCATTCGCGCTGGTGGGTGAAGTGCGCAAATTCTTCGATGGCCCGCTGGCGCTGTCGGGCTCCATCGCCACCGGCGACGCCGTGCTGGCCGCGCAAGCCATGGGCGCGGACTTTGCCTACATCGGTTCGCGCTGGCTGGCGACCAAGGAATCGAACGTCAGCGACGGTTACCGCGACGCCATCGTCGATTCCGCAGCGGCGGACATCGTCTACACCAACCTGTTTACGGGCGTGCACGGGAATTATCTGAAAAAATCGATCGAAGCGGCGGGACTCGATCCGGAAGCCTTGCCTGAAGCGGACAAGAGTTCGATGAATTTCGGCTCCGGCAGCGCCAAGGCCTGGCGCGACATCTGGGGCGCGGGCCAGGGCGTGGGCTTGATGGACGACGTGCCGAGCGTGGAAGAGATGGTGGCGCGCCTGAAGGCCGAATACGATGCGGCGCGCGCGCGGTTGAAGCTGTAA